The Acutalibacter muris genomic sequence GTCCAACATGGCCCGGGGCAAGGTCCTGAAGCCCTACAGCGACGCCATCGAGAGCAAGCACCAGTGGACGATAGTTGCCGTGCCCTCCCCAAAGTGGGCCAAAAAGGTCTTCCCCGGCGAGCGCACCAGCACTGCCGTTGAAAGGCTCTGGGCCGAGATACTCAGCGCCGTGCGGGTCACCGAGGACAACGACCCTGTGGCCGAATGGAGCGCACATAATAAACGCCTTCGGGAGAAATGCGAAAAACTCAACAGCCTGGACTTAGAGCACCTGCACTATACCGCCCCCAACGGCACGGACTTCACCTGCTGGCTGATACCCGGCTCCCGCTGGGTGGGGGGCTGCGAGGCACTTCAAAACGGCGTGGAGTTCAATCCCAATATGCCCAGCGAGGAGGTCTTCACCTCTCCCCTGCGCGGCAAGTGCGAGGGAAGGCTGATAGCCACCCTTCCCCTCTCCTATCAGGGGGTGCTGATAAACAGCTTCTCCGTCGACTTTAAGGACGGCAAGGCTGTGGCCGTTCACGCCGATGAACACCAGGAGCTTTTGGAGCGCATGATAAAGATGGACGAGGGCGCGTGTATGCTGGGCGAGCTGGCCCTGGTGCCCGCAGACTCCCCCATCTCCAACTCCGGCGTACTGTTCTATAACACTCTCTTCGACGAGAACGCCGCCTGCCATGTGGCCCTGGGCCGGGGCTTTAACGAGACCCTTAACGGTTTTGAAAACATGAGCGATGATGAGATAAAAGAGGCCGGGGTCAACGACTCCATGATACACGTGGACTTTATGATAGGCTGCAAGGAGCTCAACATCACCGGCCATACCCGGGACGGCAGGGACGTTGCTATCTTTAGGGACGGCAACTGGGCCATATGATTGGGGGGAAATAATATGGAAAGCAATTTGACTAAGCCCCAGGAAAGCCATCTGAAAAGCCATAGCGCCAGCTACGCCGCTGCGGGGGTAGACGTGACCGCCGGGTATGAATCGGTGGAGCTGATGAAAAAGCACGTTGCCCGCACGGCAATACCCGGCGTGGTGTCCGGCATAGGCGGCTTCGGCGGGCTGTTTAGGCCCGAGCTCGCCGGCATGGAGGAGCCTGTTCTTGTATCCGGCACCGACGGCGTTGGCACGAAGCTGAAAATAGCCATGCTTCTCGACAAGCACGACACCATCGGCATAGACGCGGTTGCCATGTGCGTCAACGACATAGTATGCTGCGGGGCAAGGCCCCTGTTCTTTCTGGACTACATAGCCTGCGGAAAGAACTATCCCGAG encodes the following:
- a CDS encoding aminopeptidase translates to MKKTIMRKYAKLAVQKGANLQKGQGCIVSASVGEHEFAEMVVEEAYRAGAKWVRVDWIDQAVTKLHYRHQTITELSKVEEWEKAKMQHMVDNLPARIMIASMDPDGMKGVNVEKMQKSNMARGKVLKPYSDAIESKHQWTIVAVPSPKWAKKVFPGERTSTAVERLWAEILSAVRVTEDNDPVAEWSAHNKRLREKCEKLNSLDLEHLHYTAPNGTDFTCWLIPGSRWVGGCEALQNGVEFNPNMPSEEVFTSPLRGKCEGRLIATLPLSYQGVLINSFSVDFKDGKAVAVHADEHQELLERMIKMDEGACMLGELALVPADSPISNSGVLFYNTLFDENAACHVALGRGFNETLNGFENMSDDEIKEAGVNDSMIHVDFMIGCKELNITGHTRDGRDVAIFRDGNWAI